Proteins encoded by one window of Blautia luti:
- a CDS encoding glycosyltransferase — MKKVLFVINTLGGAGAEKALLELLKRFSPEQYQVDLYVLLEQGELISQVPEYVNVLNRDYTAESVLTREGKKKLNRKVFRRLFIRGALFRNIPYLIKNAVIMLKHRKIYADKLLWRVMSDSGLKLNKDYDMAVAYLEGGSTYFVHNHIKAKEKFAFLHIDYEYAGYTRMLDKDCYLDFDRIFTVSGEVKEGFVRVYPECADRTFIFHNLIDRKEIYRKAELPGGFEDNYSGKRILTVGRLTAQKAYEISIDAMKILKDQGVNLRWYVLGEGELRHRLQQKIDSLGLTEDFILLGAKENPYPYYKQCDLYVHATQYEGKSIAVQEAQILGCAILVSDCSGNREQVNDGIDGALCQLSAEDISRNIKVLLADEKKCMQYRKNASKKISDEQRDILELFRIA; from the coding sequence ATGAAAAAAGTATTGTTTGTGATAAATACTCTTGGGGGTGCCGGTGCGGAGAAAGCACTTCTGGAGCTTCTGAAAAGGTTTTCGCCGGAACAGTATCAGGTTGATCTTTATGTTCTGCTGGAGCAGGGCGAGCTGATCAGTCAGGTGCCGGAATATGTAAATGTTCTGAACAGGGACTATACAGCAGAATCGGTTCTTACAAGAGAAGGAAAAAAGAAACTAAACAGGAAAGTTTTTCGGCGTTTGTTTATTCGCGGAGCTTTGTTCAGGAATATTCCTTATTTGATAAAAAATGCTGTAATTATGCTGAAACACAGAAAAATTTATGCAGATAAGCTTCTGTGGAGAGTCATGTCGGACAGTGGATTAAAACTGAATAAAGATTATGATATGGCAGTAGCTTATCTGGAAGGTGGTTCCACATATTTTGTTCATAATCATATAAAGGCAAAGGAGAAATTCGCATTTCTTCATATAGACTATGAATATGCAGGATACACCAGAATGCTGGATAAAGACTGTTATCTGGATTTTGACAGGATTTTTACGGTATCGGGGGAAGTAAAAGAAGGGTTTGTCAGGGTGTATCCGGAATGTGCAGACAGAACGTTTATTTTTCATAATCTTATTGATCGAAAAGAGATTTACAGAAAGGCAGAACTTCCCGGTGGATTTGAAGATAATTACAGTGGGAAAAGAATTCTGACGGTAGGAAGGCTGACAGCTCAGAAGGCCTATGAAATATCAATTGATGCAATGAAGATTCTGAAAGACCAGGGGGTAAATCTGCGTTGGTATGTACTTGGCGAGGGAGAACTCAGACACCGGCTTCAGCAAAAGATAGACAGTCTTGGTCTTACAGAAGATTTTATTCTGCTGGGAGCCAAAGAAAACCCTTATCCTTATTATAAGCAATGTGATCTGTATGTTCATGCTACGCAGTATGAAGGAAAAAGTATTGCAGTACAGGAAGCACAGATTCTTGGATGTGCGATCCTGGTATCAGACTGCAGTGGAAACCGGGAGCAGGTAAACGATGGAATAGATGGAGCATTATGTCAGTTATCAGCGGAAGATATCAGCAGAAATATAAAAGTACTTCTGGCAGATGAGAAAAAATGTATGCAGTACAGAAAAAATGCTTCTAAGAAAATATCTGATGAACAGAGAGATATTCTGGAATTGTTTAGAATCGCATAA
- the pelG gene encoding exopolysaccharide Pel transporter PelG, producing the protein MAGIGVKLTNIYKKNTLTTDIIGMGYSTVVTIAPMLVVIGALVLMEYFLDFSSVDYVTRELFSCTVLYIFIFSLLTASPFNSVLSKYMSDVIYEETYEDILPCYYVGMLLNILLSSVLGIVFCVHEVLVGKVDIIYVFTGYCGYIALVLVFYSMLYLSICKDYKKISLFFGIGMTVTFILSLVLVKICHWSITYGMLFSLTVGFWLTACLEMSVVRSYFKENSGKYKQVLEYFREYWPLVVTNFLYTLGLYIHNFVFWTTDLHMIVVKSFVCVTTYDMATCLAMFTNISASVIFISRVEMYFHDRYKAYSEAVIGGRGADIAITKKRMFRTLSEELMSLARVQFIITLVIFLVCMIFLPQFGFGGMTMRIYPCLAAGYFILFLMYAEIIFLYYFNDMKGCVLTGLAFCLITMVGSIISTHFTEIWYGAGLVAGSFAGWTVAYMRLQWMEKHLDVHIFCNGHLLKKKKGDCPSPKVFDRYEQ; encoded by the coding sequence ATGGCCGGAATAGGTGTAAAACTGACAAACATATATAAAAAAAATACCCTGACAACGGATATCATAGGAATGGGCTACAGTACTGTTGTTACCATTGCACCAATGCTGGTAGTAATTGGTGCGCTTGTGCTTATGGAATACTTTTTGGATTTTTCTTCTGTAGACTACGTTACAAGGGAACTGTTTTCCTGTACAGTGCTGTATATATTCATTTTTTCGTTACTTACGGCATCGCCGTTTAACTCGGTATTGTCTAAATATATGTCAGACGTAATTTATGAAGAAACATATGAGGATATTCTGCCTTGCTACTATGTGGGAATGCTTCTTAATATTCTTCTCAGTTCTGTTCTGGGAATTGTATTCTGTGTCCACGAAGTTCTTGTGGGAAAAGTGGATATCATATATGTTTTTACCGGTTATTGTGGATATATCGCTCTTGTTCTGGTGTTTTATTCCATGTTGTATCTGTCCATATGCAAAGATTATAAAAAAATCTCGCTTTTCTTTGGGATAGGTATGACAGTTACTTTTATTTTGTCTCTTGTCCTTGTGAAAATCTGCCACTGGAGCATTACATACGGAATGCTGTTTTCATTAACAGTAGGCTTTTGGCTGACTGCCTGTCTGGAAATGTCTGTAGTGCGAAGTTACTTTAAAGAAAACAGTGGAAAATATAAACAGGTTCTGGAATATTTCAGAGAATACTGGCCATTGGTTGTCACCAATTTTCTGTATACTCTTGGACTTTATATCCATAATTTTGTTTTCTGGACAACAGATCTTCACATGATCGTAGTAAAATCTTTTGTATGTGTAACAACATATGATATGGCAACCTGCCTTGCTATGTTTACAAATATTTCTGCAAGTGTTATCTTTATCAGCAGAGTAGAGATGTATTTTCACGACAGGTATAAAGCGTACTCAGAAGCAGTAATTGGTGGCAGAGGAGCAGATATAGCAATTACGAAAAAAAGAATGTTCCGTACTCTTTCAGAAGAGCTAATGAGTCTTGCCAGAGTCCAGTTTATTATTACACTTGTGATTTTTCTGGTCTGCATGATCTTTCTTCCACAGTTTGGTTTCGGAGGAATGACCATGAGGATTTATCCGTGTCTGGCAGCTGGATATTTCATTTTGTTTTTGATGTATGCAGAGATTATTTTTCTGTATTATTTCAATGATATGAAGGGCTGTGTACTGACAGGACTGGCGTTTTGTCTTATTACAATGGTTGGAAGTATCATATCTACACACTTTACGGAAATATGGTATGGCGCAGGCCTCGTTGCAGGAAGTTTTGCAGGTTGGACTGTTGCCTACATGCGGCTTCAGTGGATGGAAAAACATCTGGATGTTCATATATTCTGCAACGGACATTTATTAAAAAAGAAAAAAGGGGACTGCCCATCGCCGAAAGTATTTGACAGATATGAGCAGTAG
- the pelF gene encoding GT4 family glycosyltransferase PelF — protein MKVCIVAEGCYPYVVGGVSGWINSLIKSFPNVEFILLAIVANRSFRGKFVYELPENLTQVYEVYLEDSEWEGGNRKRKSRKKVHLSHKEYDELLNMVLNRKTDWGIIFDLFHKKRLSVDDLLMGEDFFRIATECYNRNYSNINFSDFLWTLRSIYLPMFWTLRMDVPKADLYHCVATGYSGILGSMAKHFHGSSLLISEHGIYTREREEELIKAAWVKGIYKNIWIEQFKKMSLLAYDKADTVTCLYDHARELQIELGCPEEKIKVTPNGINTEALANLPVKSEEEQKFINAGAVLRVTPIKDVKTMIQAFDFAKKRVKNLKLWIMGPVDEDEKYAQECYDLVESLGTKDVEFTGRVNIKDYLGKMDFTLLTSISEGQPLTILESYAAHKPVIATDVGNCRELIYGNDDGFGEAGILTHIMNIEEIAHAMVTMSIQEEDRLRMGEAGYKRVNAFYRIEQMKAVYQDIYKEFAEKQGIAWTEEPFSISK, from the coding sequence ATGAAAGTTTGCATTGTGGCAGAAGGATGTTATCCATATGTAGTCGGAGGGGTCTCCGGATGGATCAATAGTTTGATAAAATCATTTCCAAATGTGGAATTTATATTGCTGGCTATTGTAGCCAATCGTTCTTTCCGGGGAAAATTCGTTTATGAACTTCCGGAAAATCTTACACAGGTTTATGAGGTATATCTGGAAGACAGTGAGTGGGAAGGCGGAAACAGAAAGAGAAAATCAAGAAAAAAAGTTCACCTCTCTCATAAGGAATATGATGAACTTCTGAATATGGTACTAAACCGGAAAACAGACTGGGGAATAATCTTTGATCTGTTTCATAAAAAGCGCCTTTCTGTGGATGATCTTCTTATGGGAGAAGATTTTTTCAGGATTGCCACGGAATGTTACAACAGGAATTATTCCAATATTAATTTCTCAGACTTCCTCTGGACATTGAGATCTATTTATCTCCCCATGTTCTGGACATTGCGGATGGATGTACCGAAAGCAGATTTGTATCATTGTGTAGCTACCGGTTATTCTGGAATCTTAGGAAGCATGGCCAAACATTTTCATGGAAGTTCCCTTCTGATATCTGAACATGGTATTTATACGAGAGAACGGGAGGAAGAACTGATCAAGGCAGCCTGGGTAAAAGGTATCTACAAAAATATCTGGATCGAACAGTTTAAAAAAATGTCCCTTCTTGCTTATGATAAAGCGGATACTGTTACATGTCTGTATGACCATGCTAGAGAACTGCAGATTGAACTGGGCTGTCCGGAAGAAAAGATCAAAGTAACGCCAAATGGCATCAATACAGAAGCTCTGGCGAATCTTCCGGTAAAAAGTGAGGAAGAGCAGAAGTTTATTAATGCGGGAGCAGTTCTCCGTGTTACTCCTATTAAAGATGTTAAAACCATGATACAGGCATTTGACTTTGCAAAAAAAAGAGTAAAGAATCTGAAACTCTGGATCATGGGACCAGTAGATGAGGATGAAAAATATGCTCAGGAATGTTATGATCTGGTAGAATCCCTGGGAACAAAAGATGTAGAGTTTACAGGAAGGGTCAATATAAAAGATTATCTGGGGAAAATGGATTTTACACTGCTTACCAGTATCAGTGAAGGGCAGCCGTTAACAATTCTGGAAAGCTATGCAGCGCATAAACCAGTTATTGCAACAGATGTAGGAAACTGCAGAGAACTGATTTATGGCAATGATGATGGATTTGGAGAAGCGGGTATCCTGACACATATTATGAATATTGAAGAAATTGCCCATGCAATGGTGACAATGTCGATACAGGAAGAAGACAGACTGCGTATGGGAGAGGCCGGTTATAAACGTGTAAATGCATTTTACCGGATCGAGCAGATGAAGGCAGTGTATCAGGATATATATAAGGAATTTGCCGAAAAACAGGGGATTGCGTGGACAGAAGAACCTTTTAGTATCAGTAAGTAA
- a CDS encoding DUF2194 domain-containing protein: protein MVSRRKFFSIAIMMFVLLFLFQFSMVIRDWQNTYDINSNLTAKQNDGKNVWRNKEVDLKSVTEENRNYALFVGNTLSDMAEAVSRWCVYAKWDIAKINSLDGFKENDKSLPRMMILESEKYALGDNLKKIEKLAQEGVIIVFGCLEDVEDIQADDELRDFLGISRVVSKETELIGVRLFEGLLLGGEVTYETPEDKEEKDRQDLQLNVPWYQVGSGTKTYMVGVLDIEKINGHIVNEELPTLIWRNGIQNGSVFCVVGDYMKDSTALGLLDGMVTEASQYYIYPVVNAQNLSMINFPVFANENNEQMMELYSQSITGMVRDIMWPSLVSIVEKSGLKMTCFMQPQTDYEDGVEPDSKDLVFYLKQMKEQNAEAGLSLQYKNAGSLNDKLNQDAEFFRKANSSYKYGAAFTEEEDLDTVKRLINTELMKNVSTLVCEYTEDEPVISYCTDSVTLQSVTSDGMNYTYSGDIRMRSIQSSLGYTNVMLNMQDIFWPKRKKDRWQTMQRRFSSNLLTYWKKFKDFDSTTLSESNTRTRTFLNLDFSESRTDDEITVKTTETGSWFILRTHGEEIKDIEGGTQKKLEDDAYLIQAQDVTVKIQLETAGLHYSK from the coding sequence ATGGTTTCCAGAAGAAAATTTTTCAGTATTGCGATTATGATGTTTGTGTTACTGTTTCTGTTCCAGTTTTCCATGGTGATCAGAGACTGGCAGAATACTTATGATATAAATTCCAATCTTACAGCAAAACAGAATGATGGAAAAAATGTCTGGAGAAATAAAGAAGTTGATTTAAAATCTGTTACAGAGGAAAACAGAAATTATGCTCTTTTTGTGGGAAATACATTGTCCGATATGGCTGAAGCTGTAAGTAGATGGTGTGTTTATGCGAAATGGGATATAGCAAAGATAAATTCGCTGGATGGATTTAAAGAGAATGATAAATCACTTCCAAGAATGATGATACTGGAATCTGAAAAGTATGCACTTGGAGATAATTTAAAAAAGATAGAAAAGCTGGCACAGGAAGGTGTGATCATTGTATTTGGATGTCTGGAAGATGTAGAAGACATTCAGGCAGATGATGAATTGCGGGATTTTCTGGGAATTAGCAGGGTTGTTTCTAAAGAGACAGAACTAATAGGAGTACGGTTGTTTGAAGGTCTTCTTCTGGGGGGCGAAGTAACTTATGAAACGCCCGAAGATAAAGAGGAAAAGGATCGCCAGGATCTGCAGCTTAATGTGCCATGGTATCAGGTAGGCAGTGGTACCAAGACATATATGGTGGGTGTCCTGGACATAGAAAAAATAAATGGGCATATAGTAAACGAAGAGCTTCCTACACTTATCTGGAGAAATGGAATCCAAAATGGAAGTGTATTTTGTGTGGTGGGAGATTATATGAAAGACAGTACGGCACTTGGCCTTCTGGATGGCATGGTGACAGAGGCTTCCCAGTATTATATTTATCCGGTAGTAAATGCCCAGAATCTTTCCATGATCAATTTTCCTGTTTTTGCAAATGAGAATAATGAACAGATGATGGAATTGTACAGTCAGTCCATAACCGGAATGGTCAGAGATATCATGTGGCCTTCTCTTGTGTCTATTGTAGAAAAAAGTGGTCTGAAAATGACCTGTTTTATGCAGCCGCAGACTGATTATGAAGATGGCGTGGAGCCGGACAGTAAAGATCTGGTATTCTATCTGAAACAGATGAAAGAACAGAATGCGGAAGCTGGTCTCTCTCTTCAGTATAAAAATGCAGGTTCGTTGAATGATAAACTGAATCAGGATGCCGAATTTTTCCGAAAAGCCAACAGCAGTTACAAATATGGGGCAGCTTTTACAGAAGAAGAGGATCTTGATACAGTGAAGAGACTGATAAATACAGAATTAATGAAGAATGTAAGCACTCTGGTATGCGAATATACAGAGGATGAACCGGTAATTTCCTATTGTACAGATTCTGTAACTTTACAGTCGGTTACAAGTGATGGAATGAATTATACCTACAGTGGCGATATTCGTATGAGAAGTATTCAAAGTTCATTGGGATATACCAATGTGATGCTGAATATGCAGGATATTTTCTGGCCGAAACGAAAAAAAGACAGATGGCAGACTATGCAGAGACGTTTTTCCAGCAATCTTCTTACTTACTGGAAGAAATTTAAGGACTTTGACAGTACAACACTTTCAGAAAGCAACACCAGAACAAGAACATTTCTGAATCTGGATTTTTCAGAGTCCAGAACAGATGACGAGATTACTGTAAAAACAACTGAAACTGGAAGCTGGTTTATCTTAAGAACTCATGGTGAAGAGATCAAAGATATCGAGGGTGGTACGCAGAAAAAACTGGAAGACGACGCTTACCTCATTCAGGCACAGGATGTAACTGTGAAGATCCAGTTAGAAACAGCTGGACTTCATTACAGCAAATAA
- a CDS encoding NAD-dependent epimerase/dehydratase family protein, with protein MNILLAGGSCSLMDSMILKLRKEGHRVFLLTGDKYRHNKYERVFEKYDFAYDCENLNDILESVNADVTILMGAFDTNYRWNGEEREIVHFISHLVNILVAYSVVNKGRLIFLSSDEIYNGNYTDDITEDEPFSGIGVRADALSQAEEICENFRMNRGLDIVTLRLDHLYSIPKEKKDVNNICARMCLDCLRDGHIKAKTEHVFSLLYEKDAVEYIYQLVKKTKHERSRYNLSSNDVISELKLAAMVQEAMGIESNIAAFSDSNGRCVLSGRYFEQEYGVHAFGNLEKNIKDMASYMKKHADVFLNEDELKLPWWRVLIEKWKWLIKVLFPFFENMVCFIPFFMMNNRTVGSEYFANLDPFLLYVLLFAIVYGQQQATFSAILAVAGYMFRQMYTRSGFEVLVDYNTYVWIAQLFILGLVVGYMRDQIRTMRLESQELEEHLNRQIVDIRDINESNVRVKEIMEQQLIDHKDSIGKIYSITAGLEQRMPDEVIFYAVEMLEKLMQTKDVALYNVVNRDYARIFSASSHKARSLGNSIRYKEMAEIYDALSEQKVYINKNMDERYPLMARGIYEGGQVQMIIMLWGLKWEKMTLGQANFLTVVSYLIQNAVLRAQRYMQALEEQRYSGHSRILEPEAFESLVQAYMNAELKNLVECVLIKVDVGKERYREIDEHMSRQMRDSDYLGMMPDGKLYILLTNTTRESAAIVQERFEKNGYKTECMEKMAVCRKE; from the coding sequence ATGAATATTCTGTTGGCTGGCGGCTCCTGTAGCCTGATGGACAGCATGATCCTGAAACTGAGAAAAGAAGGACACAGGGTTTTTCTGCTGACCGGAGATAAATACAGACATAATAAATATGAACGGGTATTTGAGAAATACGATTTCGCCTATGACTGTGAGAATTTGAATGATATTCTGGAAAGCGTCAATGCAGATGTAACGATCCTCATGGGTGCATTTGACACGAATTACCGGTGGAACGGGGAAGAAAGAGAAATTGTGCACTTTATTTCCCACCTGGTCAATATTTTGGTGGCTTATTCAGTGGTTAATAAAGGAAGACTGATCTTCCTTTCTTCCGATGAGATCTATAATGGAAATTACACAGATGATATTACAGAGGATGAGCCATTTTCCGGAATCGGGGTCCGGGCAGATGCATTATCACAGGCAGAGGAAATCTGTGAGAATTTCAGGATGAACCGTGGGCTGGATATTGTAACACTGCGTCTGGACCACCTGTACAGCATTCCGAAAGAAAAAAAGGATGTAAACAATATCTGTGCCCGGATGTGCCTGGACTGTCTGCGGGACGGTCATATCAAGGCGAAAACAGAGCATGTATTTTCCTTACTTTATGAGAAAGATGCGGTAGAATATATTTATCAGCTTGTAAAAAAAACGAAACATGAACGTAGCAGGTACAATCTTTCGTCTAATGATGTGATCAGTGAGCTCAAACTTGCGGCCATGGTTCAGGAAGCAATGGGAATAGAATCCAATATTGCAGCATTTTCGGACAGCAATGGAAGATGTGTTCTGTCAGGCCGGTATTTCGAGCAGGAATACGGGGTTCACGCATTCGGAAATCTGGAGAAAAATATAAAAGATATGGCTTCTTATATGAAGAAGCACGCGGATGTTTTTCTCAATGAGGATGAATTGAAACTTCCCTGGTGGAGAGTTCTGATCGAGAAATGGAAATGGCTGATCAAGGTACTTTTTCCATTTTTCGAAAATATGGTCTGCTTCATCCCGTTCTTTATGATGAATAACCGAACAGTAGGAAGCGAATATTTCGCAAATCTGGATCCTTTTCTTCTGTATGTGCTGCTTTTTGCCATTGTATATGGGCAGCAGCAGGCTACTTTTTCCGCCATACTGGCAGTAGCCGGATATATGTTCCGGCAGATGTATACACGAAGCGGCTTCGAGGTGCTTGTGGATTATAACACCTATGTGTGGATTGCCCAGCTGTTTATCCTGGGACTGGTTGTAGGATATATGCGTGACCAGATCCGGACCATGCGTCTGGAGAGCCAGGAACTGGAAGAGCATTTGAACAGGCAGATCGTGGATATACGGGATATCAACGAGAGCAACGTTCGTGTAAAAGAGATTATGGAGCAGCAGCTGATCGATCATAAAGACAGTATCGGTAAGATCTACAGTATTACAGCAGGGCTGGAACAGCGTATGCCCGATGAAGTTATTTTCTATGCAGTAGAAATGCTGGAGAAACTGATGCAGACGAAAGATGTAGCTCTTTATAATGTGGTCAACAGAGATTATGCCCGTATTTTTTCCGCAAGTTCCCATAAGGCCAGAAGTCTGGGGAATTCCATCCGTTATAAAGAGATGGCGGAGATTTATGATGCATTAAGCGAACAGAAAGTATATATCAACAAAAATATGGACGAACGCTATCCGCTGATGGCCAGAGGCATTTACGAAGGCGGACAGGTTCAGATGATCATCATGCTCTGGGGATTAAAATGGGAAAAAATGACTCTGGGACAGGCCAATTTCCTCACGGTTGTCAGCTATCTGATCCAGAATGCGGTACTTCGTGCACAGAGATACATGCAGGCTCTGGAAGAACAGCGTTACAGCGGACATTCCAGGATCCTGGAACCGGAAGCTTTTGAGTCACTGGTACAGGCGTATATGAATGCAGAGCTGAAGAATCTGGTGGAGTGTGTATTGATAAAAGTGGATGTTGGGAAAGAAAGATATCGTGAGATCGATGAACACATGTCGCGGCAGATGAGAGACAGCGACTATCTGGGAATGATGCCGGATGGAAAACTGTATATTCTGCTGACCAACACTACCAGAGAAAGTGCAGCGATCGTTCAGGAGCGATTCGAGAAAAACGGATATAAAACAGAGTGTATGGAGAAGATGGCAGTATGTCGCAAAGAATGA
- a CDS encoding stealth family protein has product MRKLGEDQKIDFVIAWVDGNDPEWRREKSDRISGISGFDRVDDREERYRDWDNLHYWFRGVEKFAPWVRKIHLVTWGHIPHWLNIEHPKLNIVRHEEFIPEKFCPTFNSHTIEWNLHRIPDLSENFVYFNDDMFLLKSIAAEDFFRNGRPVDMLALQPDVANVNDQVMPYIYLNNAMLLAKYFDKRDNIKKHPGAYFHIGYPPMYFFYNMLELAFPRFTGFYTVHGPSPLVKSTCQKLWELESELLTQVCSHPFRHKEDVNQYVLREYQKLSGEFVPKNVQKLCGYYDVEENNDRLVQTITGQKKKMICINDSNHEIDFEKAKQEIISALEKILPERSLFEKKL; this is encoded by the coding sequence ATGAGAAAATTGGGTGAAGATCAGAAAATAGATTTTGTCATTGCCTGGGTAGATGGGAATGATCCGGAGTGGCGGAGAGAGAAGAGCGACAGGATCAGCGGCATTAGTGGATTCGATCGCGTAGATGACAGAGAAGAGCGTTACAGAGACTGGGATAATCTGCATTACTGGTTTCGTGGTGTTGAGAAATTTGCACCATGGGTGAGGAAAATCCATCTGGTCACCTGGGGACATATTCCACACTGGCTGAATATAGAACATCCCAAACTGAATATTGTCCGGCATGAGGAGTTTATCCCAGAGAAATTTTGCCCTACATTTAATTCCCATACGATTGAGTGGAACCTGCACAGAATTCCGGATCTGTCAGAGAATTTTGTTTATTTTAATGATGATATGTTTTTGCTGAAATCCATTGCAGCAGAGGATTTTTTCCGCAATGGCAGACCAGTAGATATGCTGGCGCTTCAGCCTGATGTGGCGAATGTTAATGATCAGGTCATGCCCTACATATATCTGAACAATGCCATGCTGCTGGCGAAATATTTCGATAAACGTGATAATATAAAGAAGCATCCCGGGGCATATTTTCATATAGGGTATCCGCCCATGTATTTCTTCTATAATATGCTGGAACTGGCTTTTCCCCGGTTTACCGGATTTTATACAGTACATGGTCCGTCACCGTTGGTGAAAAGCACCTGTCAGAAACTGTGGGAACTGGAATCGGAGCTGCTTACGCAGGTATGTAGCCATCCATTTCGGCATAAAGAAGATGTAAACCAGTATGTGCTGAGAGAATACCAGAAGCTCAGCGGGGAATTCGTTCCGAAGAATGTACAGAAACTATGCGGATACTACGATGTAGAAGAAAATAATGACAGACTGGTACAGACGATCACCGGGCAGAAAAAGAAAATGATCTGCATCAATGACAGTAATCATGAGATTGATTTCGAGAAGGCGAAGCAGGAAATTATAAGTGCACTGGAAAAAATCCTTCCAGAACGATCTCTGTTCGAGAAAAAACTATAA
- the trmB gene encoding tRNA (guanosine(46)-N7)-methyltransferase TrmB encodes MRLRNIPGAQDAILESPYVIQQPESHKGSWENVFEKKQPIHIEVGMGKGRFLMDLARLHPEINYVGIEMYDSVLLRALQKRHELEENGVVYSNLYFMRVDARLLPDIFDKGEVDKIYLNFSDPWPKARHAKRRLTSREFLARYDQILVPDGKVEFKTDNKGLFEFSLEEVKETKWNLDAFTFDLHHNEEMVKGNVMTEYEEKFSSMGNPICKMVISRQKTD; translated from the coding sequence ATGAGATTAAGAAATATTCCGGGAGCTCAGGATGCAATCCTGGAGAGTCCTTATGTGATCCAGCAGCCTGAGAGCCATAAAGGAAGCTGGGAAAATGTTTTTGAGAAAAAACAGCCGATCCATATAGAGGTAGGAATGGGAAAGGGAAGGTTCCTGATGGATCTCGCCAGACTTCATCCGGAAATCAACTATGTCGGAATTGAAATGTACGACAGCGTTCTTCTTCGCGCATTGCAAAAAAGACATGAACTGGAGGAGAATGGCGTGGTTTATTCCAATTTATATTTTATGCGTGTGGACGCCAGACTTCTGCCGGATATTTTTGACAAAGGTGAGGTTGATAAGATTTATCTGAATTTCTCGGATCCCTGGCCTAAGGCGCGTCATGCCAAACGTCGTCTCACTTCAAGGGAATTCCTGGCACGTTATGATCAGATCCTGGTACCTGATGGAAAAGTAGAGTTTAAGACCGATAATAAAGGATTGTTTGAATTTTCTCTGGAAGAAGTGAAGGAAACCAAATGGAATCTGGATGCATTTACTTTTGATCTGCACCATAATGAAGAAATGGTGAAAGGGAATGTAATGACAGAGTATGAAGAAAAGTTTTCTTCCATGGGAAATCCAATCTGTAAGATGGTAATTTCCAGACAAAAGACAGACTGA
- a CDS encoding V0D/AC39 family V-type ATPase subunit, whose product MGGVLSYSGLSTKIRAMQSRLTTMEQFEEILQLSDVTQVAAYLKRMPEYSSKWDALDENTLHRGQIEKLLKKSIFQNFSRIYHFANPEQRKFLDLYSKRYEIRVLKEVMTNIFDHRDTDPVDVSPYREFFRLHSNIDVDRITTCSTMEELISCLKGNEFYFPLSKIQEHETALLFDYGMALDLYYFTQIWNIRKKLFKGKDLEEITRTYGEKFDMLNLQFIQRSKRYYNMDPASIYALLIPMNYKLKKEEITALVEAPSYEEGRRIFQKTWYGSKYEQLTVANLEEFYNHIHRTILEKEAHRNPYSVAIIYSYLYNKEHEVNRLTIAIECVRYGVQHDEAMRYICNN is encoded by the coding sequence ATGGGAGGCGTACTCTCCTACAGCGGACTTTCGACAAAAATCCGCGCAATGCAGAGCAGGCTTACTACCATGGAACAGTTTGAAGAAATCCTCCAGCTGTCTGATGTTACCCAGGTAGCCGCCTATCTGAAACGAATGCCGGAATACTCTTCCAAATGGGATGCACTGGATGAAAATACACTGCACAGAGGCCAGATTGAGAAGCTTCTAAAGAAGTCCATATTTCAAAACTTCTCCAGGATTTATCACTTTGCAAACCCGGAACAGCGTAAATTCCTGGATTTGTATTCCAAGCGTTATGAAATCCGTGTACTGAAAGAAGTCATGACAAATATCTTCGATCACCGTGACACGGACCCTGTAGATGTCTCTCCGTACCGCGAATTCTTCCGTCTGCATTCCAATATTGATGTAGACCGGATCACGACCTGTTCCACCATGGAGGAACTAATCTCCTGCCTCAAGGGAAACGAGTTTTATTTCCCGCTTTCGAAGATCCAGGAGCATGAAACAGCACTTCTTTTTGACTATGGTATGGCACTGGATCTGTATTATTTTACCCAGATCTGGAACATCCGCAAGAAGCTGTTTAAAGGTAAAGATCTAGAAGAGATCACCCGCACCTACGGCGAGAAATTCGATATGCTGAACCTGCAGTTTATCCAGCGTTCCAAACGATATTACAATATGGATCCGGCAAGTATTTATGCATTGCTGATCCCTATGAATTATAAGTTAAAGAAAGAAGAGATCACAGCTCTGGTGGAAGCCCCCTCATATGAAGAGGGCCGGAGAATTTTCCAGAAAACATGGTACGGTAGCAAATATGAGCAGCTTACCGTAGCAAACCTGGAGGAATTCTACAACCATATCCACCGCACGATCCTTGAAAAAGAAGCCCACAGAAACCCCTATTCTGTAGCAATAATCTATTCCTACTTATATAATAAGGAACACGAAGTAAACCGTCTGACCATCGCCATTGAGTGCGTACGTTACGGTGTACAGCATGATGAAGCCATGCGTTATATATGCAATAACTAG